Proteins encoded within one genomic window of Flavobacterium sp. NG2:
- a CDS encoding OmpA family protein codes for MMKKLIFTLALASAVSAVSAQNEVKNDKTQDFNKWSIELAGGFNKPINNGTPGYVFEFVSPYTVDLGVRYMINNKFGIKGDVSYNSFQEKNNTPAFDAEYLRANIQGVANLGRIMNFETWTNTIGLLAHGGLGAGQIKSGSTKNTVINAMAGLTAQARLSDHFALTADASGIVNARQNLNFDGKSGANYPFGVMLNATVGLTYYIGKSEKHADWIVIKDKDLVSLEQRVAELETMNNDTDRDGVVDYLDAEPNSITGVMVDTKGRAIDLNKNGIPDEIEKYVDAKYKANTSNGVDSQTIKNLVNGGYVSVFFDFNKTTPNSESTESISYVLTYLRNNPSSSVDIIGHADEIGSTTYNNKLSATRANNVKETLLKSGIDASRLNVVAAGEDTSVDKNSDAARKLVRRVTFNIK; via the coding sequence ATGATGAAAAAACTTATATTTACTTTAGCTTTGGCTTCAGCTGTATCAGCGGTAAGCGCACAAAATGAGGTCAAAAATGACAAAACTCAAGACTTTAACAAATGGTCTATCGAATTAGCAGGCGGTTTTAACAAACCTATTAATAATGGAACTCCAGGTTATGTCTTTGAATTTGTTTCACCTTATACTGTCGATTTAGGAGTAAGATACATGATCAACAACAAATTTGGTATTAAAGGAGATGTTTCATACAATAGTTTTCAAGAAAAAAACAACACTCCTGCTTTTGACGCTGAATACTTAAGAGCTAACATTCAAGGGGTTGCAAACTTAGGTCGCATCATGAACTTTGAAACTTGGACTAATACTATTGGATTATTAGCTCATGGAGGTCTTGGGGCAGGACAAATAAAAAGTGGTTCTACTAAAAACACTGTAATTAATGCAATGGCAGGTTTAACAGCTCAAGCAAGATTATCTGACCATTTTGCTCTTACAGCAGATGCATCTGGAATTGTAAATGCAAGACAAAATTTGAACTTTGACGGAAAATCAGGTGCTAACTATCCATTTGGAGTTATGCTTAATGCTACTGTAGGACTTACTTACTACATTGGAAAAAGTGAAAAACATGCTGACTGGATTGTTATTAAAGACAAAGATTTAGTTTCTTTAGAGCAAAGAGTTGCTGAGCTTGAAACAATGAACAATGATACTGACAGAGATGGTGTTGTTGATTATTTAGATGCTGAACCAAACTCAATTACTGGTGTAATGGTAGACACTAAAGGTCGCGCTATTGATTTGAACAAAAACGGTATTCCAGACGAAATTGAAAAATACGTTGACGCTAAATATAAGGCTAACACTTCAAATGGTGTTGATAGCCAAACTATCAAAAACCTAGTTAACGGTGGTTATGTATCTGTTTTCTTTGACTTCAACAAAACAACTCCAAACTCAGAATCTACAGAATCTATTTCTTACGTTTTAACTTACTTAAGAAATAACCCTTCTTCTTCTGTTGATATCATTGGACACGCTGATGAAATTGGAAGCACAACTTATAACAACAAATTATCTGCAACTAGAGCAAATAATGTAAAAGAAACTTTATTGAAATCTGGTATTGATGCTTCAAGATTAAATGTTGTTGCTGCTGGTGAAGATACTTCAGTAGACAAAAACTCTGATGCTGCTAGAAAACTAGTAAGAAGAGTTACTTTCAACATAAAATAA
- a CDS encoding SCO family protein: MKSIFYRYRKFIGVFIVFSAITLYLFYGALKPIKTLPIYNPADVNPELVDSTVQYVSKYHTIADFSFINQNGDTITQKDYEGKIYVADFFFTTCGSICPKMSKNLFEVQKAILDNPKVMLLSHTVFPETDSVPVLKKYAIKYGVKDKKWNLVTGDKKEIYTMARKSYLAVKLGKPEELYDMVHTENFVLVDTKRRVRGFYDGTKQEDIQRLIQDIDFLSNQDSDK; the protein is encoded by the coding sequence ATGAAATCTATTTTCTACAGATATCGTAAATTCATAGGCGTATTCATCGTTTTTTCGGCCATTACGCTTTATTTATTTTACGGCGCTTTAAAACCCATCAAGACCTTACCCATCTATAACCCTGCTGATGTCAACCCTGAATTGGTGGACAGTACGGTGCAATACGTGAGTAAATACCATACCATCGCTGATTTTTCGTTTATCAATCAAAACGGAGATACCATCACCCAAAAAGATTATGAAGGCAAAATTTATGTAGCCGATTTTTTCTTTACCACCTGCGGTTCTATTTGCCCAAAAATGTCTAAAAATTTATTTGAAGTTCAAAAAGCCATTTTAGACAACCCAAAAGTCATGCTGCTGTCCCATACGGTTTTTCCTGAAACGGACAGCGTTCCTGTTTTGAAAAAATACGCTATAAAATACGGTGTAAAAGACAAAAAATGGAACTTAGTCACTGGCGACAAAAAAGAAATCTACACCATGGCTAGAAAATCCTATCTCGCCGTAAAACTGGGCAAGCCAGAGGAATTATACGATATGGTTCACACAGAAAACTTTGTGCTAGTCGATACCAAACGTCGAGTACGTGGTTTTTATGATGGCACAAAACAAGAGGATATTCAACGCCTTATCCAAGACATCGATTTCCTAAGCAATCAAGATTCCGATAAATAA
- a CDS encoding class I SAM-dependent methyltransferase has translation MKKSTVTEIKARFDKEVERFSNLETGQVATIDAQISLELLTSAAKAIKPDANHVLDLGCGGGNYTLKMLTKVPNLDCTLIDLSQNMLDKAQERVSEMTNGKVNCIQGDIREIDLARDHFDIILAGAVLHHLREDADWEFVFRKLYDSLKPGGCLMISDLIVQENDSVTALVWEKYGEYLKEVGGETYQQKVFDYIEIEDSPRSMTYQLELMKKVGFSSTEILHKNSCFGAFGGVK, from the coding sequence ATGAAAAAATCAACAGTTACGGAAATCAAAGCACGTTTTGATAAAGAAGTCGAACGTTTTTCGAATTTAGAAACAGGACAAGTTGCTACTATTGATGCGCAAATTTCTTTAGAATTATTGACATCGGCGGCCAAAGCCATTAAGCCAGATGCAAATCATGTTCTTGATTTGGGTTGTGGCGGCGGAAATTATACTTTAAAGATGTTGACCAAAGTACCTAATTTGGATTGTACCTTAATTGATTTGAGTCAAAATATGCTTGACAAAGCGCAGGAACGCGTGTCTGAAATGACTAACGGAAAAGTAAATTGTATTCAAGGTGATATTCGGGAAATCGATTTGGCTCGAGATCATTTTGATATTATTTTAGCTGGAGCGGTTTTACATCATTTGAGAGAGGATGCCGACTGGGAGTTTGTTTTCCGAAAATTATACGATAGTTTAAAGCCAGGTGGTTGTTTGATGATTTCGGATTTGATTGTTCAAGAAAATGATTCGGTTACAGCGTTGGTTTGGGAAAAATATGGGGAGTATCTTAAAGAAGTGGGAGGGGAAACCTATCAACAAAAAGTTTTTGATTACATCGAAATTGAAGACAGTCCAAGATCGATGACGTATCAATTAGAATTGATGAAGAAAGTAGGTTTTTCGAGTACCGAAATCTTGCATAAAAATAGTTGTTTTGGTGCCTTTGGAGGGGTGAAGTAA
- a CDS encoding bifunctional GNAT family N-acetyltransferase/carbon-nitrogen hydrolase family protein: MQAEINKVELRNLKIEDYKELKKSMMQSYPEMADNYWDESEVKKLLKIFPEGQLVIIVDDVVVGSALSLIVREELVEKNHDYAKITGNYTFSTHTYKGEVLYGIDVFVDPKYRGLRLGRRMYDARKEICEQLNLKSIVFAGRIPNYGKYASELTPKAYIDKVKRKEIHDPVLSFQLSNDFHVMRIMKNYLEGDRKSKEFAVLLEWNNIYYDESPKIINTEKTVIRLGLIQWQMRPLKDLEALFEQSEFFIDAVSGYGSDFAVFPELFIAPLMADYNHLSEADAIRELAKYAEPIRKRFQELAIAYNINIITGSMPNLVDGVLYNSGFLCKRGGTYETYTKIHITPNEVFHWGITGGNTIQTFDSDCGKIGIMICYDVEFPELSRLMSDEGMNILFVPFLTDTQNGYTRVKHCAQARAIENECYVAIAGCVGNLPKVNNMDIQYAQTAVFTPSDFAFPSNGIKAETTPNTEMTLIVDVDLDLLKELHEHGSVKILKDRRHDLYKIKKLKS, encoded by the coding sequence ATGCAAGCAGAAATCAACAAAGTCGAGTTACGAAATTTAAAAATCGAAGACTATAAAGAACTAAAAAAATCCATGATGCAATCTTATCCCGAAATGGCGGATAATTATTGGGACGAATCAGAAGTTAAAAAGTTATTGAAAATATTCCCCGAAGGACAATTAGTTATCATCGTTGACGATGTTGTAGTTGGTTCTGCTTTATCACTAATTGTTCGTGAAGAACTAGTTGAAAAAAACCATGATTATGCTAAAATAACAGGAAACTATACTTTCTCTACTCACACCTATAAAGGAGAAGTATTGTACGGAATCGATGTTTTTGTTGATCCAAAATACCGTGGACTGCGTTTAGGACGTCGTATGTATGATGCTCGAAAAGAAATCTGCGAACAATTAAACCTAAAATCTATTGTATTTGCTGGTAGAATTCCAAATTATGGAAAATACGCTAGCGAATTAACACCAAAAGCTTATATCGACAAGGTAAAAAGAAAAGAAATTCACGACCCCGTACTTTCTTTTCAATTAAGCAATGATTTTCACGTGATGCGAATCATGAAAAATTATCTAGAAGGCGACAGAAAATCCAAAGAATTTGCCGTTTTACTTGAGTGGAATAATATTTATTATGACGAAAGTCCAAAAATCATTAACACCGAAAAAACAGTTATTAGATTAGGATTGATTCAATGGCAAATGCGTCCACTAAAAGACTTAGAAGCATTATTTGAACAGTCTGAATTTTTTATCGATGCCGTTTCAGGTTATGGTAGCGATTTTGCTGTTTTCCCTGAATTGTTTATCGCACCATTAATGGCTGATTACAATCATTTATCAGAAGCTGATGCAATTAGAGAACTTGCTAAATATGCCGAACCCATCAGAAAACGATTCCAAGAACTGGCTATTGCATACAACATCAACATCATCACTGGAAGTATGCCAAACTTGGTTGATGGTGTCTTATATAATTCGGGATTTTTATGTAAAAGAGGCGGTACCTACGAAACCTATACCAAAATACACATCACACCAAATGAAGTCTTTCATTGGGGAATCACTGGAGGAAACACAATACAAACCTTTGATTCAGATTGTGGAAAAATAGGAATTATGATATGCTATGATGTAGAATTTCCAGAATTATCACGATTAATGTCTGACGAAGGAATGAATATCCTTTTTGTCCCTTTCTTAACAGACACACAAAATGGCTACACCCGAGTAAAACATTGCGCACAAGCTAGAGCTATTGAGAACGAATGCTATGTGGCTATTGCAGGTTGCGTTGGTAACCTACCAAAAGTAAATAACATGGACATACAATATGCTCAAACAGCGGTATTCACCCCGTCTGATTTTGCTTTCCCAAGTAATGGTATTAAAGCAGAGACGACACCTAATACCGAAATGACGCTGATAGTTGATGTCGATTTAGATTTACTAAAAGAACTACACGAACACGGAAGTGTGAAAATTCTAAAAGACCGTCGTCATGATCTATATAAGATTAAAAAATTAAAAAGCTAA
- a CDS encoding DUF4256 domain-containing protein, with product MSTETTKVLPTEQQQVLIELLKLRFEKNKKRHENLDWNSIEKKLQEQPEKLWSLNEMENTGGEPDVVGFDDNTSEYLFVDCSPETPKGRRSICYDLEGLNSRKEHKPAHNAIDMATAMGIHLLTEEQYRNLQQLGDFDTKTSSWIVTPTAIRKLGGALFADFRYNTVFVYHNGAGSYYAVRGFRGLLRV from the coding sequence ATGTCAACAGAAACCACAAAAGTTTTGCCAACCGAACAACAACAAGTCCTAATTGAACTATTGAAACTTCGTTTTGAGAAAAACAAAAAACGTCATGAAAATTTGGATTGGAATTCCATTGAGAAAAAACTACAAGAGCAACCTGAAAAACTCTGGTCGCTTAACGAAATGGAAAACACTGGCGGAGAACCTGACGTTGTGGGTTTTGATGATAATACTAGTGAATATCTTTTTGTGGATTGTTCTCCAGAAACCCCAAAAGGCCGTAGAAGCATTTGCTACGACCTTGAAGGTTTAAATTCTAGAAAAGAGCATAAACCAGCACACAATGCAATCGATATGGCCACGGCTATGGGCATCCATTTATTGACAGAAGAGCAATACCGTAACTTACAACAACTCGGTGATTTTGATACTAAAACATCCAGTTGGATAGTCACACCTACTGCTATCCGAAAACTTGGTGGCGCTCTATTTGCCGACTTCCGTTATAACACTGTCTTTGTCTATCATAACGGTGCTGGCTCCTATTATGCTGTTAGAGGATTCCGTGGACTACTAAGAGTGTAA
- a CDS encoding DMT family transporter has product MITKFKTAFTTKLNAIGLPILALLWVGFFWGTTWIASKEGVRYIPGIQMAAIRQFIAGLLYILFFLYKKAPWPKGKQWNTIIILAILNFSLSNGLSTAGVKYISSGLGAIIAAIFPIWVVIIAFCRGERIAKLAVIGLLISFGGVCIIFYEYLADFLIPEFRLGILLSVTATITWAFGTLYTKKKAASYNPYYSLGFQMFISSILLFAYNGATGISINISEIPVDTWLAVAYLVVVGSLITFTIFIYTLQNLPPEISSIYAYMNPVVAVLLGAVIFDEPLTLSIALGGAVTLFGLYLVNQSLRKSRKKTNILIK; this is encoded by the coding sequence GTGATAACAAAATTCAAAACCGCATTTACGACTAAATTAAATGCCATCGGTTTACCGATACTAGCGCTACTATGGGTTGGTTTTTTTTGGGGAACTACTTGGATTGCTTCCAAAGAAGGCGTACGTTATATTCCAGGAATCCAGATGGCAGCTATCCGCCAATTTATTGCAGGGTTACTATATATCCTCTTTTTCTTATATAAAAAAGCCCCTTGGCCAAAAGGCAAACAATGGAATACCATTATCATCCTTGCCATACTGAATTTTTCGCTAAGTAACGGACTAAGCACGGCAGGAGTAAAATACATCAGTAGCGGACTCGGTGCCATAATTGCCGCTATTTTTCCTATCTGGGTTGTAATTATAGCCTTTTGTCGCGGTGAAAGAATAGCAAAATTAGCCGTAATAGGTCTTTTAATAAGTTTTGGCGGAGTATGTATCATCTTTTACGAATATTTGGCTGATTTTTTAATCCCCGAATTCAGGCTAGGCATTTTACTTTCGGTGACGGCAACCATCACATGGGCTTTTGGAACACTTTACACTAAGAAAAAAGCAGCTTCTTATAATCCGTATTACAGCTTAGGATTCCAAATGTTTATTTCTAGCATCCTACTATTCGCCTATAATGGAGCCACTGGAATCTCCATCAACATCAGCGAAATTCCAGTTGACACTTGGCTTGCAGTAGCGTATCTAGTTGTCGTTGGTTCATTGATAACCTTTACTATTTTTATTTACACCTTACAAAATCTTCCACCCGAAATTAGCAGTATTTATGCTTACATGAATCCCGTGGTAGCAGTCCTTTTGGGAGCTGTTATTTTTGACGAACCTTTAACCTTATCGATAGCTTTAGGTGGTGCCGTAACCTTATTTGGATTGTACTTAGTCAATCAATCCTTGCGTAAGAGTCGCAAAAAAACCAACATATTAATAAAATAA
- a CDS encoding single-stranded DNA-binding protein yields MNALRNKVQLIGHLGNDPEIKTFDGGKKLANFTLATNESYKNDKGEKVEETQWHKVVAWGKTAEIIEKYVTKGKEIAVEGKLTHRSYDDKNGEKRYITEVVVSELLMLGK; encoded by the coding sequence ATGAACGCATTAAGAAACAAAGTACAGTTAATTGGACATTTAGGAAACGACCCAGAAATCAAAACTTTTGATGGAGGTAAAAAATTAGCCAACTTTACATTAGCCACAAATGAAAGTTATAAAAATGACAAAGGAGAAAAGGTAGAAGAAACCCAATGGCATAAAGTTGTGGCTTGGGGGAAAACCGCAGAAATTATTGAAAAGTATGTAACAAAAGGAAAGGAAATTGCCGTTGAAGGCAAGCTTACGCATCGAAGCTACGATGATAAAAATGGAGAGAAACGTTATATTACTGAAGTTGTAGTTTCTGAATTGCTGATGTTAGGTAAGTAG
- a CDS encoding ferritin yields MLSKKIETALNKQVRIEAESSQIYLSMASWAETHGLEGISKFMYAQSDEERMHMLKIFKFINERGGHAQVSELKAPKTTYDTFQEMFEELYNHEVFVSESINELVHLSFSEKDYATHNFLQWYVAEQVEEESQAKNILDKINLIGDDKGGLYLFDRDIQQLITNGPIN; encoded by the coding sequence ATGCTGTCCAAAAAAATCGAAACCGCACTGAACAAACAAGTTCGAATAGAAGCCGAATCTTCACAGATATATCTTTCAATGGCTTCATGGGCTGAAACTCATGGATTAGAAGGAATTTCGAAATTCATGTATGCACAGTCCGACGAAGAACGCATGCATATGCTAAAAATTTTTAAATTCATTAATGAAAGAGGTGGTCATGCTCAAGTTTCAGAACTAAAAGCTCCCAAAACAACTTATGACACCTTTCAAGAAATGTTTGAAGAACTGTACAATCATGAGGTCTTTGTATCTGAATCCATCAATGAACTAGTACATCTTAGTTTTTCTGAAAAAGATTATGCTACTCATAACTTTTTACAATGGTATGTTGCTGAACAGGTAGAAGAAGAATCACAAGCAAAAAACATCTTAGACAAAATAAACCTTATTGGCGATGACAAAGGGGGGTTGTATCTATTTGACAGAGACATTCAACAATTAATAACGAATGGGCCTATTAATTGA
- a CDS encoding SDR family oxidoreductase, with protein sequence MMTKVSVLGCGWLGLPLAKALIQEGYVVKGSTTSVDKQDLLEIAGITHFPIALETENFSAPVDDFLAESETLIIAIPPKLRGKNKDYSDANKNSFVKKIENLLPYIENSTVKNLLFISSTAVFGDANATINDETPLSPVTESGKQLAEIETLLNQNPHFKTTILRFGGLIGPDRNPARFLAGKENVANPEAPINLIHLDDCIGIILRILDTNSWGIQLNAVTPNHPSRKEYYTQKALESNLTPPTFNESIPSVGKTILSDRLIQLLDYQFIQLDL encoded by the coding sequence ATGATGACAAAAGTAAGTGTACTAGGATGTGGATGGTTAGGATTGCCTTTGGCGAAAGCCTTAATCCAAGAAGGATATGTGGTAAAAGGCTCAACTACTTCAGTTGACAAACAAGACTTACTAGAAATCGCAGGAATTACCCATTTTCCCATTGCACTCGAAACGGAAAATTTCTCCGCTCCTGTAGATGACTTTTTAGCTGAAAGCGAAACCTTAATTATCGCTATCCCACCTAAATTAAGAGGAAAAAACAAAGATTATTCGGATGCCAATAAAAATTCATTTGTCAAAAAGATAGAAAACCTATTGCCCTACATTGAAAATTCAACCGTCAAAAACCTGCTTTTCATTAGCTCAACAGCTGTGTTTGGGGATGCAAATGCGACTATCAACGACGAAACACCCCTATCCCCAGTTACCGAAAGCGGCAAACAATTGGCCGAAATAGAGACGCTTTTAAACCAAAACCCCCATTTCAAAACAACCATTTTACGTTTTGGAGGCTTAATAGGTCCTGATAGAAATCCTGCACGATTTTTGGCAGGTAAAGAAAATGTTGCTAATCCAGAAGCTCCTATTAACTTAATTCATCTAGATGATTGTATTGGAATTATCCTTAGAATTTTGGATACTAATTCTTGGGGAATACAATTAAACGCTGTAACACCCAATCACCCAAGTCGGAAAGAATATTACACCCAAAAAGCATTGGAAAGTAATTTAACACCACCCACATTCAACGAATCGATACCATCGGTTGGAAAAACCATTTTGTCTGACCGGTTAATCCAACTCTTAGATTACCAATTTATTCAACTTGATTTATAG
- a CDS encoding HAD family hydrolase encodes MSLKVIAFDADDTLFINETYFAETEEKFCALMSDYLSHQGISQELFRIEIENLPRYGYGIKGYILSMIEAAMTISNNTIPIEIIAKIVQYGKELFDKPIVLLEGVEETLEALYGKYKLVVATKGDLLDQRRKLHNSGLGKYFHHIEVMSDKQEIDYLDLLKRLEIQPQEFLMIGNSLKSDVLPVLGIGSRAVHVPFHTTWAHEKIDHKIVHHNFQSISKITEILKLIR; translated from the coding sequence ATGAGTTTAAAAGTTATTGCCTTCGATGCTGACGACACCTTATTTATAAACGAAACCTATTTTGCCGAAACAGAAGAGAAATTTTGTGCTTTAATGAGTGATTATCTCTCACACCAAGGAATTTCACAAGAACTCTTTCGAATCGAAATCGAAAATTTACCTCGTTACGGATATGGTATCAAAGGTTATATATTATCGATGATTGAAGCAGCAATGACCATTTCCAACAATACCATTCCTATTGAAATTATTGCTAAAATTGTGCAATACGGAAAGGAATTATTTGACAAACCTATCGTACTATTAGAAGGTGTTGAAGAAACCCTTGAAGCATTATATGGAAAATACAAATTAGTAGTCGCTACTAAAGGTGATTTATTAGACCAACGCCGTAAATTACACAACTCTGGCTTAGGTAAATATTTTCATCATATCGAAGTCATGTCAGACAAACAAGAAATCGATTATTTGGATTTATTAAAAAGGCTTGAAATTCAACCCCAAGAGTTTTTGATGATTGGTAATTCATTAAAATCAGATGTATTGCCGGTACTTGGTATTGGCTCCCGTGCTGTCCATGTGCCCTTTCATACCACTTGGGCTCATGAAAAAATAGACCATAAAATCGTACATCATAACTTTCAGAGCATTTCAAAAATCACTGAAATACTAAAACTGATTCGATAA
- a CDS encoding M28 family peptidase, whose product MKKKYSSLFAVIFLLVILGISYFSMMPQWGLESEIPPNEFSTKRALTKVEAIAKQPHSIGTQNHEQVAHYLQQELRKLGLEPSIQEGFTLTDWGNLVYSKNIIARIKGSNNSKALLLLTHYDSAPHSSSFGASDAGSGVATILESVRAFLHSKKTHKNDIIILFSDAEELGLNGAALFVTQHQWANKIGLVLNFEARGTSGPSYMLMETNKGNAGLVNEFANAGIHFPVSNSLMYSIYKMLPNDTDLTVFREKGNIQGFNFAFIDGHYNYHTAQDDFQHLSKNSLAHQGSYLFPLLNYFSNTNLNSTQSTQDEVYFSVPFAFIHYPFDWIQPMLYIALGLFILLLFVGIAKRILEFKTVAKGFIPFLIALTLSGAITFFGWKGLLLLYPQYQDLLNGFTYNGHDYIAAFVFLTLSISLGAYHFFSAKKVTMSNYIAPLFVWLLINGAIAFYLEGAGFLIIPIYFGLFIFGYFILTQRTNRWFNLILSIPTLFIIAPFIYMFPVGLGLKILFGSAILTVLTFGLLLPVFGTFAKKGQWSLAFLLISLGFFAKAHLNSGYEKGKAKSNSLVYLYDTNVQKAYWLTYDKNLDNWTKSYLGNNPENAKIQNEIPLFSKYNNPFTFKADAPFKVIQPATITFLKDSIVGNLRHFKIKITPNRKVNRLDIFANEKMDFYHFKANGVSQLEQTTNKMNRNGKKILSYYLVNNQPLEMEFNLNRANIFDMQLLESSFDLMQNPLFQMNPRSPWMMPTPFVLTDAICVKQTIIPKAVKAKTPSITVPKTTTTKTIITDSL is encoded by the coding sequence ATGAAAAAAAAGTATTCCTCCCTTTTTGCTGTTATATTCCTATTGGTAATTTTAGGAATCAGCTATTTCAGTATGATGCCACAATGGGGTTTAGAATCTGAAATTCCACCCAATGAATTTTCAACCAAAAGGGCTTTAACCAAAGTCGAAGCCATTGCAAAACAACCACATTCTATTGGAACCCAAAACCACGAGCAAGTAGCACACTATCTACAGCAAGAACTTCGCAAGCTAGGATTAGAACCTAGTATACAAGAAGGCTTTACTTTAACAGATTGGGGCAACTTGGTTTATTCAAAAAATATTATAGCTCGAATTAAAGGAAGTAACAACTCTAAAGCACTCCTATTGTTAACACATTATGATAGCGCTCCGCATTCGTCTTCTTTTGGAGCTAGTGATGCAGGTTCAGGCGTTGCAACAATCTTGGAAAGTGTTCGTGCCTTTTTACATTCGAAAAAAACGCATAAAAATGACATTATTATATTGTTTTCGGATGCAGAGGAATTAGGATTAAATGGAGCAGCACTATTTGTAACACAGCATCAATGGGCAAATAAAATTGGACTCGTCCTTAACTTTGAAGCAAGAGGAACTTCAGGGCCAAGTTATATGCTGATGGAAACTAACAAAGGAAATGCAGGCCTAGTAAATGAATTTGCTAATGCTGGTATTCACTTTCCCGTTTCTAATTCGCTCATGTATAGCATTTATAAAATGCTACCAAACGATACTGATTTAACCGTATTTAGAGAAAAAGGAAATATCCAAGGTTTTAATTTTGCTTTTATTGATGGTCATTACAACTATCATACTGCTCAAGATGACTTTCAACATCTAAGCAAAAACAGTCTAGCTCATCAGGGCTCGTATTTATTTCCTTTGTTGAATTATTTTTCGAATACCAATTTAAATTCGACACAATCCACACAAGACGAAGTTTATTTTTCGGTTCCTTTTGCATTCATTCACTACCCATTTGATTGGATCCAACCGATGCTTTACATTGCTCTTGGACTTTTTATTTTGTTGCTATTTGTGGGTATTGCAAAACGCATTTTAGAATTCAAAACGGTAGCTAAAGGGTTTATTCCTTTTTTAATTGCTTTAACTTTATCTGGGGCAATTACTTTTTTTGGATGGAAAGGGTTATTGCTGCTTTATCCGCAATACCAAGATTTACTAAATGGATTTACTTATAATGGCCATGATTATATCGCTGCCTTTGTCTTTTTAACATTGTCAATTAGCCTAGGAGCATATCACTTTTTTTCTGCAAAGAAAGTGACCATGAGCAATTATATAGCACCACTATTCGTTTGGCTACTGATTAATGGCGCAATTGCATTCTACTTAGAAGGTGCTGGATTTTTAATAATCCCAATCTATTTCGGACTCTTTATATTCGGTTATTTTATTCTTACTCAAAGAACCAATCGTTGGTTTAATTTAATACTAAGCATACCTACTTTATTTATCATTGCTCCCTTTATTTATATGTTTCCCGTTGGCTTGGGGTTAAAAATCCTTTTCGGAAGCGCTATTTTAACTGTTTTAACTTTCGGATTATTACTTCCTGTATTTGGCACTTTCGCCAAAAAAGGACAATGGTCATTGGCTTTTTTATTAATTAGCTTAGGCTTTTTTGCGAAAGCACATTTAAATTCGGGTTACGAAAAAGGAAAGGCTAAATCTAATAGCTTAGTCTATCTGTATGATACCAATGTTCAAAAAGCATACTGGCTGACCTACGATAAAAATTTAGACAACTGGACAAAATCCTATCTTGGAAACAATCCTGAGAATGCAAAAATTCAAAATGAAATTCCACTATTCAGCAAATACAACAACCCTTTTACTTTTAAAGCAGATGCTCCATTTAAAGTAATTCAACCCGCAACTATTACCTTCTTGAAAGATAGTATCGTAGGGAACCTACGCCATTTCAAAATTAAAATTACACCCAACCGAAAGGTGAATCGCTTGGATATTTTTGCCAACGAAAAAATGGATTTTTACCATTTTAAAGCCAATGGCGTATCACAACTCGAACAAACAACGAACAAGATGAACCGCAACGGAAAGAAAATCTTAAGCTATTATCTTGTAAACAATCAACCACTCGAAATGGAATTCAACCTCAATCGGGCAAATATTTTTGACATGCAGTTACTCGAAAGTTCGTTTGACCTAATGCAAAATCCTTTGTTCCAAATGAACCCGAGATCGCCTTGGATGATGCCTACTCCTTTTGTTCTTACCGACGCTATATGTGTCAAACAAACTATTATACCAAAAGCTGTAAAAGCTAAAACTCCTTCTATTACTGTGCCTAAAACCACAACAACTAAGACAATTATAACAGACAGCCTATAG